The Primulina tabacum isolate GXHZ01 chromosome 1, ASM2559414v2, whole genome shotgun sequence genome contains the following window.
TATGGAAAAAAAGTAAATATACTTAGTATTGGTATTACCACCGAAATGATTTTTCCACGTTCTTTTATTATATCAGTGCCACAAGATAAAAAGGGGTTTCAGCCGGAGTTTTAGGCTATTGAATGGAAAGAAAAGAAATCAAAAGCTGCATACCCTGGCACCAGGAGAAGAAGGGGTGGCAAAGAGAACCGCACAAACCGCTCCCACTGGCGCAATTGTGATCGAAATGCCTTTGGGTGCAAGCATTTGATCCACCTTTCCCAATATGGCCAtggctgcaaatgcccctgtcCAGAATAAACCACCACCAAATCATAAATTTTTAACTTTAGAACACTCGAGCAGCTCAAAAAGCTCTAAGTCAGTAGTTCATACTCGCTTAGCAATTGGGTAAGACCAAATTTGAACGCATAACTTTTGTTAAACACAAACTGCACATTTATCAAGGTTAGACAGTACTCTACCCAGTATAAAATATCATACAAACTAAAAAATTGCTGTGGTTGACGAACCAAGAGTTTGACTTCGAGGAGTGGGATTAACAGCTAATACtcgataaaataaaaatcagagAGTTTAAGCAATATACTATAAGTCACATAAATGATTGTTTTGATCAATTAAATTAGCAATTTTCCCCCATCCCGAAGCTCCTTCCATAAACTTTTAtatagagcttgctgcaaacaaTTTCGTCCGACGTTTATGCAAAAGAAAAGAGAGAAGAACCCATATTTACACACAATACCAGCAAAAAACAAGCTCCTGAATAAGCAAATGGAACACAACTTGTACCTGCAGAAGGCCAAACTATATCACTGAGGGAAGGAGCTTTGGAGCTCTTCTCGGGAGTCCAGCCATCCCACATTGGCGCGGCCACATTGCTCGATGATGAAGTTACACACAGCCCTCCTCTTTTCAGCCCTTTTGCGGTTGGAAAACCATAAAGATTCTTGATTTCTCTGCCTTTGCCGCATTTCGCGGTGGTTGAATTACGAGAAAAAAACAATTTGTGGGGCGTGGGCAGCAAAGTTTTGGACAACATCAGATGCTTAACAGGGGTATGAATTTGCATACCCATCATCATCGTTTATTTATTGGTTAAATTTCCAATATTGATTTTATTGCAGAATTTTCGGATTACATAAAAGTAAGGGGGGACGTTTGGAGAAGACGAAAGGGTAATGGCCCAAATCCCAATGGACGACCAGCTCAGT
Protein-coding sequences here:
- the LOC142551272 gene encoding uncharacterized protein LOC142551272, translated to MMMGMQIHTPVKHLMLSKTLLPTPHKLFFSRNSTTAKCGKGREIKNLYGFPTAKGLKRGGLCVTSSSSNVAAPMWDGWTPEKSSKAPSLSDIVWPSAGAFAAMAILGKVDQMLAPKGISITIAPVGAVCAVLFATPSSPGARKYNVFVAQIGCAAIGVLAFSVFGQGWLARSTAVAAALAFMICTRSIHPPAASLPLLFIDGIKLHHLNFWYALFPGATGCILLCLIQEMVCYLKDNFRF